The Deinococcus sonorensis KR-87 genome includes a window with the following:
- a CDS encoding MDR family MFS transporter, with protein sequence MTQPPPSAAGDPQRINYAEVLDFPTKRLILIGTLLSLFLAALDQTIVATSLPRIVKDLNGLNLYAWVTTAYLLASTALVPIYGKLSDIYGRRPVLMFGIVVFLLGSALCGAAGEPFLGGVFGGGMMELVVFRGLQGLGAAALTSVAFSIIADIFAPAERGRYQGLFGAVFGLSSVIGPLLGGFLTDHVSWRWVFYVNVPIGLIALTFIILKMPTLASGLKPKIDYLGALLIVLFSVPLLLALTFGADSANYGWTDPVVLGLFAVSAVALGLFLYVESRHESPILPLTLFHNPTFAWGVTARFFIGAAFLGAILFLSLYLVNVQGVSATAAGTATIPLTAGLIFGAIVSGQLASRLGYYKILIIVGLCLMMGGFLLLSTLNADTPYARVVLYMVVLGLGIGPALPLFNLAIQNAVKPWEIGVATSSGQFFQQMGSTIGTAVFGAVLSSVLASQITSNLKPVIASAPPALQAQLQSFSAPKSGNSGGQSTFDVAAAKASAATGIRKGFDATFQAISGAVGSGNISAVQALAQNPQLPEQLRTQLGTIPAQAIASEQGRAQILTGIRQGLTAAQTQTVQQTNTTLDKVARALKVSFANTVSRIYLISIFVALLALLAVLPMPNLRMPTRGKGEGEGGPQRAPVHVEI encoded by the coding sequence TCAATTACGCCGAGGTGCTGGACTTTCCCACCAAGCGCCTGATCCTGATCGGCACGCTGCTGAGCCTGTTCCTGGCCGCCCTGGACCAGACCATCGTGGCCACCTCGCTGCCGCGCATCGTCAAGGACCTGAACGGCCTGAACCTCTATGCCTGGGTCACCACCGCGTACCTGCTGGCCAGCACCGCGCTGGTGCCGATCTACGGCAAGCTCTCGGACATCTACGGCCGCCGGCCGGTACTGATGTTCGGCATCGTGGTGTTCCTGCTCGGCTCGGCGCTATGCGGCGCGGCCGGTGAGCCGTTTCTGGGCGGCGTCTTCGGCGGAGGCATGATGGAACTCGTGGTGTTCCGCGGCCTGCAGGGCCTGGGCGCCGCCGCCCTGACCTCGGTGGCCTTCTCGATCATCGCCGACATTTTTGCGCCGGCCGAGCGTGGCCGCTACCAGGGGCTGTTCGGCGCGGTGTTCGGCCTGAGCAGCGTGATCGGTCCGCTGCTGGGCGGCTTCCTCACCGACCACGTGTCGTGGCGCTGGGTGTTCTACGTCAACGTGCCAATCGGCCTGATCGCGCTGACCTTCATCATCCTGAAGATGCCGACCCTGGCCAGCGGCCTGAAGCCGAAGATCGACTACCTGGGCGCCCTGCTGATCGTGCTGTTCAGCGTACCGCTGCTGCTGGCGCTGACCTTCGGGGCCGACAGCGCCAACTACGGCTGGACCGATCCGGTGGTGCTGGGCCTGTTCGCCGTGAGCGCTGTGGCCCTGGGTCTGTTTCTGTATGTGGAGTCACGCCACGAGAGCCCGATCCTGCCGCTCACGCTGTTCCACAACCCCACCTTCGCCTGGGGCGTGACCGCCCGCTTCTTCATCGGCGCGGCCTTCCTGGGCGCCATCCTGTTCCTGAGCCTGTATCTGGTGAACGTGCAGGGCGTGTCGGCCACCGCCGCCGGCACCGCCACCATTCCGCTCACCGCCGGCCTGATCTTCGGGGCCATCGTCAGCGGTCAGCTGGCCTCGCGGCTGGGGTACTACAAGATCCTGATCATCGTCGGCCTGTGCCTGATGATGGGCGGCTTCCTGCTGCTCAGCACCCTGAACGCCGACACCCCGTATGCACGCGTGGTGCTGTACATGGTGGTGCTGGGCCTGGGCATCGGGCCGGCGCTGCCGCTGTTCAACCTGGCAATCCAGAACGCGGTCAAGCCCTGGGAGATCGGGGTGGCCACCAGCTCGGGCCAGTTCTTCCAGCAGATGGGCAGCACCATCGGCACCGCCGTGTTCGGCGCGGTGTTGAGCAGCGTGCTGGCCAGCCAGATCACCAGCAACCTCAAGCCGGTAATTGCCTCGGCCCCGCCGGCCCTCCAGGCGCAACTCCAGAGCTTCAGTGCGCCCAAGTCGGGCAATTCGGGCGGCCAGAGCACCTTCGACGTGGCGGCGGCCAAGGCCAGCGCGGCCACCGGCATCCGCAAGGGCTTTGACGCCACCTTCCAGGCCATCTCCGGCGCGGTGGGCAGCGGCAACATCTCGGCGGTGCAGGCGCTGGCGCAGAATCCGCAGCTGCCGGAACAGCTGCGGACCCAGCTCGGCACCATTCCGGCGCAGGCCATCGCCTCGGAGCAGGGCCGCGCCCAGATTCTGACCGGCATCCGCCAGGGTCTGACCGCCGCACAGACCCAGACGGTGCAGCAGACCAATACCACCCTGGACAAGGTGGCGCGCGCGCTGAAGGTCAGCTTCGCCAACACGGTGAGCCGCATCTACCTGATCAGCATTTTCGTGGCGCTGCTGGCCCTGCTGGCCGTGCTGCCGATGCCGAACCTGCGGATGCCCACCCGCGGCAAGGGTGAGGGCGAGGGCGGCCCGCAGCGCGCCCCGGTGCACGTCGAGATCTGA